One window of Bacillus alkalicellulosilyticus genomic DNA carries:
- the lysS gene encoding lysine--tRNA ligase, whose translation MSQEVEMSDLQAVRREKLKHLLDSGIDPFGGKFERSHSAKEMQNQFGELSKEELEEQKNQVILAGRVMTKRGKGKAGFAHIQDLTGQVQIYVRKDAVGDDAYQLFDTIDIGDIVGITGVAFKTKVGELSIKVENFQILSKSLRPLPDKFHGLKDIEQRYRQRYVDLIVNPEVRDTFVVRSRILQSMRRYLDSRGYLEVETPTMHSIAGGASARPFITHHNALDMKLYMRIAIELHLKRLIVGGLEKVYEIGRVFRNEGVSTRHNPEFTMIELYEAYADYNDIMNLTEQLVAHIAQEVLGTTTVTYGEYEVDLKPEWKRLHMVDAIKEYAGVDFWTEMTDEEAREIAKQHNVHVKETMTYGHVVNEFFEHFVEEKLIQPTFIYGHPTAISPLAKKNPEDERFTDRFELFIVGREHANAFTELNDPIDQRERFEGQLKEREQGDDEAHMMDEDFIEALEYGMPPTGGLGIGIDRLVMLLTNSPSIRDVLLFPQMRHREISEE comes from the coding sequence ATGAGTCAGGAAGTAGAAATGAGCGATTTGCAAGCGGTAAGAAGAGAAAAGTTAAAACATTTATTGGATAGCGGGATTGATCCGTTTGGTGGAAAGTTCGAACGTTCCCATTCAGCAAAAGAAATGCAAAATCAATTTGGTGAGTTATCTAAAGAAGAGTTAGAAGAACAAAAAAATCAAGTTATTTTAGCTGGTAGAGTTATGACAAAACGAGGAAAAGGAAAAGCAGGTTTTGCTCATATCCAAGACTTGACGGGTCAAGTACAAATTTATGTTCGTAAAGATGCTGTTGGTGACGACGCGTATCAACTATTCGATACGATAGATATAGGTGACATTGTAGGAATTACTGGAGTTGCCTTTAAAACTAAAGTCGGTGAACTATCTATTAAGGTGGAAAACTTTCAAATACTATCTAAGTCATTACGACCATTACCAGATAAATTCCACGGATTAAAAGATATTGAACAAAGATACCGTCAACGCTATGTAGATTTAATTGTAAATCCGGAAGTACGTGATACTTTTGTTGTGCGTAGTCGTATTTTACAATCGATGAGACGCTATTTAGATAGTCGCGGATACCTTGAAGTAGAAACCCCGACGATGCATTCGATTGCAGGTGGAGCATCTGCTCGTCCGTTTATTACACATCATAATGCGTTAGATATGAAGTTGTATATGAGAATTGCGATTGAGTTACATTTAAAACGTCTAATCGTGGGTGGATTAGAAAAGGTCTATGAAATTGGAAGAGTGTTTAGAAATGAAGGAGTTTCGACAAGACATAATCCTGAATTTACGATGATAGAGTTGTACGAAGCGTATGCTGATTATAACGATATTATGAATTTAACTGAGCAACTCGTTGCTCACATTGCACAAGAAGTATTAGGAACGACAACGGTAACATACGGTGAGTACGAAGTTGATTTAAAACCAGAATGGAAAAGACTCCATATGGTAGATGCTATAAAAGAATATGCTGGTGTAGATTTCTGGACGGAAATGACGGATGAAGAAGCGAGAGAAATTGCAAAACAACATAATGTTCATGTCAAAGAGACAATGACGTATGGACATGTTGTTAATGAATTCTTTGAGCATTTTGTTGAAGAAAAATTAATACAACCAACATTTATCTATGGGCATCCTACAGCGATTTCGCCATTAGCGAAGAAAAACCCTGAAGATGAACGTTTCACGGACCGCTTTGAATTATTTATTGTTGGTCGAGAGCATGCAAATGCCTTCACTGAATTAAATGATCCTATTGACCAAAGAGAACGTTTTGAAGGGCAATTAAAAGAAAGAGAGCAAGGCGACGATGAAGCCCACATGATGGATGAAGACTTTATTGAAGCTTTAGAGTATGGAATGCCTCCAACAGGTGGACTTGGAATTGGGATTGACCGCCTTGTTATGTTATTGACGAACTCTCCTTCAATCCGTGATGTGTTATTATTTCCTCAAATGAGACATCGTGAAATTAGCGAAGAGTAG
- the dusB gene encoding tRNA dihydrouridine synthase DusB, with amino-acid sequence MFKIGDVKLKNRVVLAPMAGVCNPAFRLIAKEFGAGLVCAEMVSDKAILHKNEKSLNMLFVDEREKPLSLQIFGGEKETLVAAAEFVDKNTNADIIDINMGCPVPKITKCDAGARWLLDPNKIYDMVSAVVEKVDKPVTVKMRMGWDEEHIYAIENAKAVERAGGSAIALHGRTRVQMYEGTANWDIIKEVKQSVSIPVIGNGDVKTPEDAKRMLDTTGVDGVMIGRAALGNPWMLYRTVHYLETGKLSPDPSPREKIDVCMIHLDRLIDLKGEKVAVREMRKHAAWYLKGMRGNARVRDKVNYFETREDVSSALYDFVEEVEARQPEADKIEA; translated from the coding sequence GTGTTTAAAATCGGTGATGTTAAACTTAAAAATAGAGTGGTCTTAGCACCTATGGCCGGAGTATGTAATCCAGCCTTCCGATTAATTGCAAAAGAGTTCGGAGCAGGACTTGTTTGTGCAGAAATGGTAAGCGATAAAGCCATCCTTCATAAAAATGAAAAATCGTTAAATATGCTATTTGTAGATGAGCGCGAAAAACCATTGAGTTTACAGATTTTTGGTGGTGAAAAAGAAACGTTGGTCGCCGCTGCGGAGTTTGTTGATAAGAATACAAATGCAGATATTATTGACATTAACATGGGGTGCCCAGTACCGAAAATCACAAAATGTGATGCTGGTGCGAGGTGGCTACTAGACCCTAATAAAATATATGATATGGTATCCGCCGTTGTTGAGAAGGTAGATAAACCGGTAACTGTAAAAATGAGAATGGGTTGGGATGAAGAACATATTTATGCTATTGAAAATGCCAAAGCGGTTGAACGCGCTGGCGGAAGTGCGATTGCTCTTCATGGTAGAACTCGTGTTCAGATGTATGAAGGTACTGCAAATTGGGATATCATTAAAGAAGTAAAACAATCGGTTTCGATTCCCGTTATTGGTAATGGAGATGTTAAAACACCTGAAGATGCAAAAAGAATGCTAGATACAACGGGCGTAGATGGAGTCATGATAGGAAGAGCGGCGTTAGGAAACCCTTGGATGTTGTATCGCACCGTTCATTACTTAGAAACGGGAAAACTTTCACCAGACCCAAGTCCACGTGAAAAAATCGATGTTTGTATGATTCACTTAGACCGTCTTATTGATTTAAAAGGTGAAAAGGTAGCAGTCAGAGAAATGAGAAAGCACGCCGCTTGGTATTTGAAAGGAATGCGTGGAAATGCTCGTGTTCGTGATAAAGTAAATTACTTTGAAACAAGAGAAGATGTATCGTCTGCTCTTTATGATTTTGTTGAAGAAGTAGAAGCAAGACAACCAGAGGCGGATAAGATAGAAGCGTAG